A genomic segment from Magnetococcales bacterium encodes:
- a CDS encoding putative addiction module antidote protein — protein sequence MTEEFSRYDTAEFLKTEEDMVLYLDACLEDGDFALTTHALGVIARAHGMSQLARDTGISREGLYRALSADGNPEFATVMKVIKALGIKLHAGMIGSVSR from the coding sequence ATGACCGAGGAATTTTCCCGTTACGACACCGCTGAATTTCTCAAGACAGAAGAGGACATGGTGCTCTATCTGGACGCATGCCTGGAGGATGGCGATTTCGCACTGACGACGCATGCTCTGGGCGTCATCGCCCGTGCGCACGGCATGAGTCAACTGGCGCGTGACACCGGGATTTCCCGTGAAGGGCTTTATCGTGCGCTTTCTGCCGATGGCAATCCAGAATTTGCCACGGTAATGAAAGTCATCAAGGCTCTCGGCATAAAGCTGCATGCCGGGATGATCGGCAGTGTCTCCCGGTGA
- a CDS encoding type II toxin-antitoxin system RelE/ParE family toxin, producing the protein MVDMILGTTFRNWLSGLKDRRAAMRIHARIDLIGLGNFGDAKFVRGGIFELQVDYGPGYRVYFIRRELATVVLLAGGVKSTQDADIARAIAIAREWSD; encoded by the coding sequence ATGGTTGACATGATCCTGGGTACCACATTCAGAAATTGGCTGTCTGGGCTGAAGGATCGGCGTGCAGCCATGCGCATTCACGCCAGGATCGACCTCATTGGTCTTGGCAACTTCGGAGATGCAAAGTTCGTTCGTGGTGGTATTTTTGAACTGCAAGTTGATTATGGTCCCGGCTACCGGGTGTATTTCATACGGCGTGAACTTGCGACGGTTGTACTTCTGGCCGGTGGTGTCAAAAGCACCCAAGATGCCGACATTGCCCGCGCTATCGCAATTGCCAGAGAATGGAGTGATTGA